One window from the genome of Salvelinus fontinalis isolate EN_2023a chromosome 3, ASM2944872v1, whole genome shotgun sequence encodes:
- the LOC129837689 gene encoding uncharacterized protein LOC129837689: protein MYPMDPEKHSQRREFREPEACSRKREYEEPERYSRRREYGGPSSGQWDDSLEKRGNGQAMPREPYSEYSSMRRTREGGKESGASSAMSYIMDPSSRDSSKGSFRGSSAPFSPDTDGDPVKLSVEDLELARKKKELKVIEEKIAHKKAVLALQKVKRGAKDMPETQAASTTVKGISKQTKINNTIFKTYNHVTDKSSRVCLPLKQRVLDILSKFRRTAVRCMRKPKKQNNMRALELMISAPLENEEAHPLRLRVKVLMNQRRSHNNKVVPNDKQHNPTIQGPDHSLRTQEKDIAATGFQRFLNVLNEGVDINKLSKIVNDENEPLIVGEELPQVWPTLLEGHVDSSSRSKSSPVEEKKVRLEDEQRYERMQTLLEIVGLDLGVEELGRLTDRTNDRLYGKMGDLKRDREDRAREGESSTRERCGQRCSSTRDKDRVRERDRSERNRKGDGQRHSSTRERDEDKPVVRETNRSERNRDKDVDRDPEKDWDGGRERDRDRSRRDGGRYRSERDRDPEKGRDGGREKDRDRYRSERDRNREIDKDVDWWLQRTRDGDKRSRARDWNRERSERDRYGDESRERSIELNSYPMDPIFPVSHPHASMMATYSTTQYSQYMAYHSSPYTIAFPPGWGYPPGTMPPGTMPPGIMPAGAMLPSNKPLLSNTPGYPPYPNYPPYYSYGTTALNQTYAYTQPARTTAVLSQRCTYTQPASKRKKNQQRHDLRKVSCQMVTKKYAVVLTTPIATKKSPSEPGSKIKAKGRNNIFFTGIFMKSYHSHLRKFQYNLKRLAKRKNKAHQRKRKRLLAEAAGKVAPHFPLEPEPKKDQEGGAMIDGEKLHADTAGEVIPQEAANNLEAPSETRPKKEPEGEKLHVDTAGEVIPQEAANNLEASSETGPKKEPEGEKLHADNAGEVIPQEAANNLEAPSETGPKKELEGEKLHADAAEKVAPQVTAVDSAAPSEMGPKKKKLYPGIFMRILMRRLKRHQYKIKRKKKHFAKRRKKAFQYKGKRPLVDTKEKVPLLEAAKDSGNPSEPWPKKKKKKKTLEEKGGIYYPGIFIRVHRTYLTRGKLSKAKAAAEGTEAISEPAPKIEGEGGMTEGEELLADTIEKGVPQVATNDSGLPSEPGPNKEPEREEETMLEEEKLLADHVAKVSVKGPQVLLEPKAEEDREGENDAIIDGEKLLADPVEKVAITGPGFLSEPEAEKETRGETTSGMRINGGKIRVQPEDGHA from the exons ATGTACCCAATGGATCCAGAGAAGCACAGTCAGCGGAGGGAGTTTAGAGAACCAGAGGCATGCAGTCGGAAGAGGGAGTATGAAGAACCAGAGAGGTACAGTCGGCGGAGGGAGTACGGAGGACCGAGCTCAGGACAATGGGACGATAGCCTTGAGAAGAGAGGCAATGGCCAGGCTATGCCCCGTGAGCCCTACAGTGAATACTCCAGCATGAGGAGGACTAGAGAAGGTGGGAAGGAGTCTGGTGCTTCCTCTGCTATGAGCTACATCATGGACCCATCGTCCAGAGACTCGAGCAAAGGCTCATTCAGGGGTAGCAGTGCTCCCTTCTCCCCAGACACAGATGGAGATCCTGTGAAGCTCAGTGTGGAGGACCTGGAACTCGCTCGTAAGAAGAAGGAGCTGAAGGTCATAGAGGAGAAGATAGCTCACAAGAAAGCTGTTCTTGCTCTGCAAAAAGTTAAACGCGGCGCTAAGGACATGCCTGAAACACAGGCTGCATCCACAACAGTGAAGGGCATCTCTAAACAGACCAAGATCAACAATACAATATTCAAAACATACAACCATGTCACCGACAAGTCGTCACGCGTATGCCTACCTCTTAAACAGAGGGTGCTGGACATTCTGAGTAAGTTCAGAAGAACAGCGGTACGGTGCATGCGTAAG CCGAAGAAACAAAACAACATGCGAGCATTGGAGCTGATGATTAGCGCTCCCCTAGAAAATGAAGAGGCCCATCCTTTGAGACTGAGAGTGAAGGTTTTAATGAACCAACGACGCTCTCACAACAATAAG GTGGTCCCTAATGATAAACAACATAATCCAACCATTCAGGGACCAGATCACTCACTCAGGACACAGGAGAAAGACATAGCAGCCACAGGCTTCCAGCGCTTCCTCAATGTTCTCAATGAAGGTGTGGACATCAACAAGCTCTCAAAGATCGTCAACGATGAAAATGAGCCACTCATTGTGGGCGAGGAGCTACCACAAGTTTGGCCAACTCTGCTCGAGGGTCATGTTGACTCCAGCAGTAGATCCAAGTCTTCTCCAGTTGAGGAGAAGAAGGTGAGGCTTGAGGATGAGCAGCGGTACGAGCGGATGCAGACCCTCCTGGAGATCGTTGGGCTGGACTTGGGGGTTGAGGAGTTGGGTCGGCTAACAGACAGGACCAATGATAGGCTGTATGGGAAGATGGGAGACTTGaaaagggacagagaggacagagccaGAGAAGGGGAAAGTTCTACGAGAGAGAGATGCGGGCAAAGATGCTCTAGTACCAGAGACAAGGACAGAGTCAGAGAAAGGGACAGATCTGAGAGAAATCGAAAAGGAGACGGGCAGAGACACTCtagtaccagagagagagacgaggacaaaCCGGTAGTCAGAGAAACGAACAGATCAGAAAGGAACAGAGATAAAGACGTGGACAGAGACCCAGAGAAGGACTGGGACGgaggccgagagagagaccgggacAGATCTAGGAGAGACGGGGGCAGATACAgatctgagagagacagagacccagagaaAGGCAGGGACGGAGGCCGAGAGAAAGACCGGGACAGATACAGatctgagagagacagaaaccggGAGATAGACAAGGATGTAGACTGGTGGCTGCAAAGGACCAGAGACGGAGACAAACGTTCTAGGGccagagactggaacagagagagatctGAGAGGGATAGGTATGGGGATGAGTCCAGGGAACGCTCCATTGAGCTCAACTCATACCCCATGGACCCTATATTCCCTGTTTCTCATCCTCATGCCTCTATGATGGCTACCTACTCCACCACCCAGTACTCTCAGTATATGGCATACCACAGCAGCCCCTACACCATTGCCTTCCCTCCAGGGTGGGGTTATCCCCCTGGTACCATGCCCCCTGGTACCATGCCTCCTGGAATCATGCCCGCTGGTGCCATGCTGCCTAGTAATAAGCCCCTCCTATCTAACACCCCTGGGTATCCACCCTACCCCAACTACCCCCCATATTACTCTTATGGCACCACAGCCTTAAACCAGACATACGCATACACCCAGCCTGCCAGGACTACAGCAGTCTTAAGTCAGAGATGCACATACACCCAACCCGCTAGCAAACGCAAGAAAAATCAACAGAGGCATGACCTAAGGAAAGTGTCCTGTCAGATGGTGACAAAGAAGTACGCCGTGGTTTTGACCACTCCGATAGCGACAAAGAAGTCCCCCTCTGAACCAGGGTCCAAGATTAAAGCAAAGGGGAGAAACAATATATTCTTCACAGGTATATTCATGAAGAGTTATCACAGTCATCTAAGGAAGTTTCAGTATAATTTGAAACGGCTTGCGAAGAGGAAGAATAAGGCTCACCAGCGCAAAAGAAAGCGATTGCTTGCAGAAGCAGCAGGGAAAGTGGCCCCTCATTTCCCTCTTGAACCGGAGCCCAAGAAAGACCAAGAAGGAGGAGCAATGATAGATGGGGAGAAACTACATGCTGACACTGCTGGAGAAGTGATCCCTCAGGAAGCTGCAAATAATTTGGAGGCACCATCTGAAACAAGGCCTAAGAAAGAACCAGAAGGTGAGAAACTACATGTTGACACTGCTGGAGAAGTGATCCCTCAGGAAGCTGCAAATAATTTGGAGGCATCATCTGAAACAGGGCCTAAGAAAGAACCAGAAGGTGAGAAACTACATGCTGACAATGCTGGAGAAGTGATCCCTCAGGAAGCTGCAAATAATTTGGAGGCACCATCTGAAACAGGGCCTAAGAAAGAACTAGAAGGCGAGAAACTACATGCGGATGCTGCAGAGAAAGTGGCTCCTCAGGTGACTGCAGTGGACTCTGCGGCCCCCTCTGAAATGGGCCCCAAGAAAAAAAAGTTGTATCCAGGTATCTTCATGAGGATTCTAATGAGACGTCTAAAGAGGCATCAGTACAAGATAAAAAGGAAGAAGAAGCATTTTGCAAAGAGGAGGAAAAAGGCTTTCCAGTACAAAGGGAAGAGACCATTGGTAGACACTAAGGAAAAAGTGCCTCTTCTAGAGGCTGCAAAGGACTCTGGGAACCCTTCTGAACCATGGcccaagaaaaagaaaaaaaagaaaacactAGAGGAAAAAGGAGGTATATACTACCCAGGGATATTCATAAGGGTACACAGAACCTATTTGACAAGGGGGAAACTGTCAAAGGCAAAAGCAGCTGCTGAAGGCACTGAGGCCATTTCTGAACCAGCACCCAAGAttgaaggggagggaggaatgacAGAAGGGGAGGAACTGCTTGCAGACACCATAGAGAAAGGGGTTCCTCAAGTGGCTACAAATGACTCTGGGCTTCCCTCTGAACCAGGGCCCAACAAAGAaccagaaagagaggaagaaactATGTTAGAAGAGGAGAAACTGCTTGCAGATCATGTGGCGAAAGTGTCTGTAAAAGGCCCTCAGGTCCTCTTGGAACCAAAGGCTGAGGAAGACCGAGAAGGAGAGAACGACGCAATTATAGATGGCGAGAAACTGCTAGCAGACCCTGTGGAGAAAGTGGCTATAACGGGCCCTGGATTCCTCTCTGAACCAGAGGCTGAGAAGGAGACAAGGGGAGAAACAACCAGTGGCATGAGAATTAATGGAGGAAAAATAAG AGTTCAACCTGAAGATGGGCACGCCTAA
- the LOC129837700 gene encoding uncharacterized protein LOC129837700 produces MPREPYSEYCSMRRTREGGEEYGASSAMSYIMDPSSRDWSKGSLRGRGAPFSPDTDGDVDGDPVELSGEDLELLCKRMELEIIEEQIAGKEMLLLLWKRLGLNQRPSVNRRRRTRNVRMLLLKDVTLKERVNSILRKRAWTNECRSNEAADQQVPPKLVLHSPKVVKSFVERMNESILRKDSIVKDNLILYVHEEEHPLKLKVALLEQRRNPTVNKEDKAAKGFQYILNVLNKGGGTSTGSQRLSTISRIYPLWERSCHMVSRLHLMASPRPPLRVRGRCPLAKGAPGLMMSSRYVGSIYSGVSPPYSGFSPIRLGVCCVKWSQQVAFCHKTTVSYKVEKEILGNIDSVWASSRLRIAQKTKSQSLHLLRRRGKGGISLHRWRKMRPEDEQKYERIQSLLQTIGLDLGVEELGRLNDRTQERLYGKKRDQEKKGGKKESVWEVEKEKESKKEKEESEKEEEEKGKDKEE; encoded by the exons ATGCCCCGAGAGCCCTACAGTGAATACTGCAGCATGAGGAGGACTAGAGAAGGTGGGGAGGAGTATGGTGCTTCCTCTGCTATGAGCTACATCATGGACCCATCATCCAGAGACTGGAGCAAAGGCTCATTGAGGGGTAGAGGTGCTCCCTTCTCCCCAGACACAGATGGGGACGTTGATGGAGATCCTGTGGAGCTCAGTGGGGAGGACCTGGAGCTCCTTTGTAAGAGGATGGAGCTGGAGATCATAGAGGAACAGATTGCCGGCAAAGAAATGCTGCTCTTGCTATGGAAACGTTTGGGCCTGAATCAAAGGCCATCCGTAAACAGAAGACGAAGGACAAGGAATGTTAGGATGTTACTCTTAAAGGATGTTACTCTTAAAGAGAGGGTGAATAGCATTTTGAGAAAGCGGGCATGGACCAATGAATGTCGCTCAAAT GAGGCTGCTGACCAGCAGGTCCCTCCCAAGCTTGTTCTCCATTCTCCCAAAGTGGTCAAAAGCTTTGTGGAACGGATGAACGAGTCCATCCTGCGCAAAGACAGCATAGTAAAGGACAACCTTATCCTGTACGTACATGAAGAGGAGCATCCTCTGAAACTCAAAGTGGCTTTATTGGAGCAGCGACGCAATCCCACGGTGAATAAGGAG GACAAAGCAGCCAAGGGCTTCCAGTACATCCTCAATGTCCTCAACAAAGGGGGGGGGACATCGACAGGCTCTCAAAGATTGTCAACAATTTCAAGGATTTACCCTCTGTGGGAGAGGAGCTGCCACATGGTCAGCCGTCTCCACTTGATGGCCAGCCCGAGACCACCTCTAAGAGTGAGAGGAAGGTGCCCTCTCGCAAAAGGCGCTCCCGGTTTGATGATGAGCTCCCGCTATGTTGGCTCAATATACTCTGGGGTCAGCCCACCCTACTCGGGGTTCAGCCCAATCCGCTTGGGAGTCTGTTGCGTAAAGTGGTCCCAGCAGGTAGCGTTCTGCCACAAGACCACAGTCTCTTACAAAGTGGAGAAGGAGATATTGGGCAACATAGACTCAGTTTGGGCTTCATCCAGGCTAAGGATAGCCCAAAAAACAAAAAGCCAAAGTCTCCACCtgttgaggagaagaggaaagggaggCATAAGTCTCCACAGGTGGAGGAAAATGAGGCCTGAGGATGAGCAGAAGTACGAACGGATCCAGAGCCTGCTGCAGACAATTGGGCTGGATCTGGGGGTTGAGGAGTTGGGCCGACTGAACGACAGGACCCAGGAGAGATTGTATGGGAAGAAGAGAGACCAGGAGAAGAAGGGGGGCAAGAAAGAAAGCGTGTGGGAGgttgagaaggagaaggagagcaagaaggagaaagaggagagcgagaaagaggaagaggagaaagggaaagaTAAAGAGGAGTGA
- the LOC129837665 gene encoding eukaryotic translation initiation factor 3 subunit A-like, whose translation MSYIMDPSSRDWSKGSLKGSSAPFSPDTDGDPVKLSVEDLELARKKKELKVIEDKIAHKKAVLALQKVKRGAKDMPETQAASATVKGISKQTKINNTIFKTYNHVTDKSSRVCLPLKQRVLDILSKFRRTAVQCMRKPRKQNKMRALELMISAPLENEEAHPLRLRVKVLMNQRRSPNNKVVPNDKQHNPTIQGPDHSLRTQEKDIAATGFQRFLNVLNEGVDINKLSKIVNDENEPLIVGEELPQVWPTLLEGHVDSSNTSKSSPVEEKVRLDDEQRYERMQTLLEIVGLDLGVEELGRLTDRTNDRLYGKMGDLKRMEFENEKEKEKKESEPLFKHLSTSSLPSDSASPSPLLNQHSNMTVEYSSSSNKEWDKERHRDRSERDWHRHSGIRDKDREREEDIVRELERSERDGERDGHRDRDREDRAREGESSTRERSGQRCSSTRDKDRVRERDRSERNGKGDRHRHSSTRERDKDIPVVRETNRSERNRDKDRDRDPEKDWDGGRERDRDRSRRDGGRYRSERDRDRDPEKDCDGGCERDRDRSGRDRDPEKGRDGGREKDRDRVRDRDKYRSERDRNREIDKDIESWLQRTRDRDKCPARDWDSGSDWDSHSSTRDWDRARSERDMYEDESRENSIEHYSYSMDPIYPVSHPHAFMMANYSTNQCSQYMTYHSSPYTIAFPPGWGYPPGAMPAGAMPPGNMPPGTMLPGIMLPVTMPPEIMPAGAMLPSNKPLLPNPPAYPAYPSAPPYYSYGTAALNQTYSHTQPASNLQLTSTQPASNLQLSSTQPASNLQLSSTQPASNLQLSSTQPASNLQLSSTQHATSNLQLSSTQPATSNLHLSSTQPASTAAVLPLLRKPPICQKKLAPWYKEQNKALRQVSRQMERKWRSTKLEVFRLAWEDSKAQYRKALNAARSAYFSNQIEENKNNPKCIFDTVEKLTEKQHSPSEDGLHFT comes from the exons TGAAGGTCATAGAGGATAAGATAGCTCACAAGAAAGCTGTTCTTGCTCTGCAAAAAGTTAAACGCGGAGCTAAGGACATGCCTGAAACACAGGCTGCATCCGCAACAGTGAAGGGCATCTCTAAACAGACCAAGATCAACAATACAATATTCAAAACATACAACCATGTCACCGACAAGTCGTCACGCGTATGCCTACCTCTTAAACAGAGGGTGCTGGACATTCTGAGTAAGTTCAGAAGAACAGCGGTACAGTGCATGCGTAAG CCGAGGAAACAAAACAAGATGCGAGCATTGGAGCTGATGATTAGCGCTCCCCTAGAAAATGAAGAGGCCCATCCTTTGAGACTGAGAGTGAAGGTTTTAATGAACCAACGACGCTCTCCCAACAATAAG GTGGTCCCTAATGATAAACAACATAATCCAACCATTCAGGGGCCAGATCACTCACTCAGGACACAGGAGAAAGACATAGCAGCCACAGGTTTCCAGCGCTTCCTCAATGTCCTCAATGAAGGTGTGGACATCAACAAGCTCTCAAAGATCGTCAACGACGAAAATGAGCCACTCATTGTGGGCGAGGAGCTACCACAAGTTTGGCCGACTCTGCTCGAGGGTCATGTTGATTCCAGCAATACATCCAAGTCTTCTCCAGTTGAGGAGAAGGTGAGGCTTGATGATGAGCAGCGGTACGAGCGGATGCAGACCCTGCTGGAGATCGTTGGGCTGGACTTGGGGGTTGAGGAGTTGGGTCGGCTGACAGACAGGACCAATGATAGGCTGTATGGGAAGATGGGAGACTTGAAAAGGATGGAGTTTGAGAATGAGAAGGAAAAAGAGAAAAAGGAGAGCGAGCCCTTATTTAAACATCTCAGTACTTCCTCATTACCATCAGACAGCGCCAGCCCTAGCCCCCTTCTAAACCAGCACTCAAACATGACCGTTGAATACAGCAGCTCTAGTAACAAGGAATGGGACaaagagagacacagggacagatcTGAGAGGGACTGGCACCGACACTCTGGTATCAGAgacaaggacagagagagggaggaggatataGTCAGAGAATTGGAGAGAtctgaaagagatggagagagagatgggcacaGAGAccgggacagagaggacagagccaGAGAAGGGGAAAGTTCTACGAGAGAGAGATCCGGGCAAAGATGCTCTAGTACCAGAGACAAGGACAGAGTCAGAGAAAGGGACAGATCTGAGAGAAACGGAAAGGGAGACAGGCACAGACACTCtagtaccagagagagagacaaggacatACCGGTAGTCAGAGAAACGAACAGATCAGAAAGGAACAgagataaagacagggacagagacccaGAGAAGGACTGGGATGgaggccgagagagagaccgggacAGATCTAGGAGAGACGGGGGCAGATACAGatctgagagagacagggacagagacccaGAGAAAGACTGTGACGGAGGCTGCGAGAGAGACCGGGACAGATCTGGAAGAGACAGGGACCCAGAGAAAGGCAGGGACGGAGGCCGGGAGAAAGACCGGGACAGAGTGAGAGACCGGGACAAATACAGatctgagagagacagaaaccgaGAGATAGACAAGGATATAGAAAGTTGGCTGCAAAGGACCAGAGACCGAGACAAATGCCCCGCCAGAGACTGGGACAGCGGGAGCGACTGGGACAGCCACTCTAGTACTCGAGACTGGGACAGAGCGAGATCTGAGAGGGATATGTATGAGGATGAGTCCAGGGAAAACTCCATTGAGCACTACTCATACTCTATGGACCCTATATACCCTGTTTCTCATCCTCATGCATTTATGATGGCAAACTACTCCACCAACCAGTGCTCTCAGTATATGACATACCACAGCAGTCCCTACACCATCGCCTTCCCTCCAGGGTGGGGTTATCCCCCTGGTGCCATGCCCGCTGGTGCCATGCCCCCTGGTAACATGCCGCCTGGTACCATGCTTCCTGGTATTATGCTCCCTGTTACCATGCCACCTGAAATCATGCCAGCTGGTGCCATGCTGCCTAGTAACAAGCCCCTCCTACCTAACCCCCCTGCGTATCCAGCCTACCCCAGCGCCCCCCCATATTACTCTTATGGCACCGCAGCCTTAAACCAGACATACTCACACACCCAGCCTGCTAGCAACCTCCAGCTCACATCTACCCAGCCTGCTAGCAACCTCCAGCTCTCATCTACCCAACCTGCTAGCAACCTCCAGCTCTCATCTACCCAACCTGCTAGCAACCTCCAGCTCTCATCTACCCAACCTGCTAGCAACCTCCAGCTCTCATCTACCCAGCATGCTACTAGCAACCTCCAGCTCTCATCTACCCAGCCTGCTACTAGCAACCTCCATCTCTCATCTACCCAGCCTGCCAGCACTGCAGCAGTCTTGCCCCTCCTACGTAAACCCCCCATTTGTCagaagaaactagctccctggtataaaGAACAAAACAAAGCCCTGAGGCAAGTTTCCAGACAaatggaacggaaatggcgctccaccaaattggaagtcttccgactagcttgggaAGACAGTAAAGCGCAATATCGAAAAGCCCTCAATGCTGCCCGATCAGCCTACTTTTCCAACCAGATTGAGGAGAATaaaaacaatccaaaatgtatttttgatactgttgaaaAGCTAActgaaaagcagcattccccaagtgaggatggccttCACTTTACCTAA